A genomic segment from Leptolyngbya boryana PCC 6306 encodes:
- a CDS encoding methylenetetrahydrofolate reductase: protein MTYPQISQPLGHAPLSAFRTAARNGEFLVTAEVAPPKGTDPTHMVQMAQVLKGRVHAVNITDGSRAVMRMSSLVSAALLLQQGIEPVYQVACRDRNAIGLQADLLGAHALGIRNVLALTGDPLKAGDHPESKAVFELESVRLLQMISKLNGGSDWNDKELTDGETDLFVGAAVDPQCASWSGLQRRFERKIQAGAQFFQSQLITDFERLDKFMNEIAAGCNKPVLAGIFLLKSAKNARFINRAVPGVNIPDHIIDRLEKASDPLREGMVIAAEQVKLAKEVCQGVHMMAVKREDLIPEILDLAGIPAIAKQTELISAVTLS from the coding sequence ATGACCTATCCTCAAATCTCACAGCCCCTCGGTCACGCCCCGCTTTCTGCGTTCCGTACAGCCGCTCGAAATGGCGAATTTCTTGTCACTGCTGAAGTTGCGCCTCCCAAAGGCACTGATCCAACTCATATGGTGCAGATGGCGCAAGTGCTTAAGGGAAGAGTACATGCGGTCAATATTACAGATGGCAGTCGGGCTGTGATGCGGATGTCTTCGCTCGTTTCGGCAGCATTGCTTTTGCAGCAAGGAATTGAACCTGTTTATCAAGTTGCTTGTCGGGATAGAAATGCGATCGGGCTACAAGCGGATCTGCTCGGTGCTCATGCTTTGGGGATTCGGAATGTTTTAGCTTTAACGGGTGATCCGTTAAAGGCAGGGGATCATCCTGAGTCGAAAGCGGTGTTTGAGCTTGAATCAGTGCGCTTGTTGCAGATGATTAGTAAGCTCAATGGCGGCAGTGATTGGAACGATAAAGAATTGACGGATGGAGAGACGGATCTGTTTGTTGGTGCAGCAGTTGATCCACAATGTGCGAGTTGGTCAGGGTTACAGAGACGATTTGAGCGGAAAATACAAGCAGGGGCACAGTTTTTCCAGAGTCAGTTGATTACTGATTTTGAGCGATTGGATAAATTTATGAACGAGATTGCTGCGGGGTGCAATAAGCCTGTGTTAGCTGGAATTTTCTTACTGAAGTCGGCAAAAAATGCGCGGTTTATTAATCGGGCGGTTCCAGGGGTGAATATTCCAGACCATATTATCGATCGCTTAGAAAAAGCTTCTGATCCTTTACGTGAAGGAATGGTTATTGCGGCTGAGCAAGTCAAACTGGCAAAAGAGGTCTGTCAGGGTGTGCATATGATGGCAGTAAAGCGCGAAGACTTAATTCCAGAGATTCTAGATCTGGCAGGTATTCCAGCGATCGCAAAGCAAACTGAACTAATCTCAGCAGTAACTCTTAGCTAG
- the trpS gene encoding tryptophan--tRNA ligase, with the protein MTKQRVLSGVQTTGNLHLGNYLGAIRNWVEGQNQYDNYFFLADLHAITVPHDRTTLAENTYEVAALYLACGLDLEHTTIFVQSHVPAHAEFAWLLSCITPLNWLEDMIQFKEKRIKQGQDVGTGLLTYPVLMASDILLYEPDKVPVGEDQKQHLELTRDLVDRFNFKFATPEAPVLKRPNPLIRADGARVMSLTDGTKKMSKSDPSELSRLNLLDPPDVIQNKIKRCKTDPVRGLEFGNPERPECNNLLTLYMLLSGKPKDEVAAECKDMGWGQFKPLLTETAIAALQPIQEKYHAIRADQSYLESVLRSGREKASEVANQTLNKVKKAMGYTLPS; encoded by the coding sequence ATGACTAAGCAGCGTGTTCTTTCTGGCGTTCAAACCACCGGAAATCTTCATCTTGGCAACTATTTGGGAGCCATTCGTAACTGGGTCGAAGGGCAAAACCAGTACGACAACTATTTTTTCCTTGCTGATTTGCACGCTATTACCGTCCCGCACGATCGTACAACGCTGGCAGAAAACACTTACGAAGTTGCGGCACTCTATCTTGCGTGCGGACTTGATTTAGAACACACAACCATTTTTGTTCAATCTCATGTCCCCGCTCATGCTGAATTCGCATGGCTCTTAAGCTGCATTACTCCGCTCAACTGGCTCGAAGACATGATCCAGTTCAAAGAAAAGCGGATTAAACAAGGGCAAGATGTCGGTACGGGCTTGTTGACTTATCCGGTTTTGATGGCTTCAGACATCTTGCTGTATGAGCCGGATAAAGTCCCAGTGGGCGAAGATCAAAAACAGCATTTGGAATTAACGCGCGATTTAGTCGATCGCTTTAATTTCAAATTCGCGACTCCTGAAGCTCCGGTGCTCAAACGTCCCAATCCTCTGATCCGAGCCGATGGCGCGCGGGTGATGAGTCTGACCGATGGCACCAAGAAAATGTCAAAATCTGACCCGTCCGAACTGAGCCGCCTGAATCTGCTCGATCCGCCGGATGTGATTCAAAACAAAATCAAACGCTGCAAAACTGACCCAGTTCGAGGGCTAGAATTCGGCAATCCAGAGCGTCCAGAATGCAACAACTTACTCACGCTGTATATGTTGCTCTCTGGCAAACCCAAGGATGAAGTCGCAGCAGAGTGTAAAGACATGGGTTGGGGACAATTTAAACCCCTGTTGACGGAAACCGCGATCGCGGCGCTTCAACCGATTCAGGAAAAATATCACGCCATTCGAGCCGATCAAAGCTACTTAGAGTCTGTTCTACGATCGGGAAGAGAGAAAGCTTCTGAAGTTGCAAATCAAACTTTGAATAAAGTGAAGAAAGCAATGGGATATACGCTTCCTAGTTAA
- a CDS encoding aldo/keto reductase family protein: protein MKYRRLGDSDLNVSEIILGSWLTYSGGVERQNAEACVHKAFDVGINFIDTANVYGRGSAESFLGEVLQGIDRSSYVLATKVYFPMSDTDQGLSAAQIRKQIDASLQRLKTDYVDLYQCHRYDENTPLEETMTALTEVVQQGKARYIGFSEWSPSQIQAALNLPNVAKFVSSQPQYSMLWRKPEAEVFPLCAANGIGQIVWSPLAQGVLTGKYKPGEAPPQDSRAANSQMNGFMGDFLNDQILSAVQDLSAIAEELNISMAQLALAWVLRDQQVTGAIIGASRPEQVEDNAAASDVTLSAAELQEIDRILQPALTATATR, encoded by the coding sequence ATGAAATATCGTAGGTTAGGAGATAGCGATCTCAATGTTTCAGAAATTATTCTAGGTTCTTGGCTCACTTATAGCGGCGGAGTTGAGCGACAAAATGCTGAAGCTTGTGTGCATAAAGCTTTTGACGTTGGGATTAACTTTATCGATACGGCGAATGTCTATGGTAGAGGATCAGCCGAATCGTTTTTGGGAGAAGTTTTACAGGGGATCGATCGTTCTTCCTACGTTCTAGCAACTAAAGTGTACTTTCCCATGTCCGACACGGATCAAGGATTGTCTGCCGCTCAAATTCGCAAACAAATTGATGCGTCGCTTCAGCGCTTGAAAACGGATTACGTCGATCTCTATCAATGTCATCGCTATGACGAGAACACTCCTTTAGAAGAAACGATGACGGCTTTAACCGAAGTCGTTCAACAGGGGAAAGCTCGCTACATTGGCTTTAGCGAGTGGAGTCCATCTCAGATTCAAGCCGCTTTAAATCTTCCGAATGTGGCGAAGTTTGTTTCGAGCCAACCTCAATACTCGATGCTATGGCGGAAGCCCGAAGCGGAAGTCTTTCCTTTATGTGCTGCCAACGGAATTGGACAGATTGTTTGGTCGCCGCTTGCTCAAGGAGTATTGACCGGGAAGTACAAACCGGGTGAAGCTCCACCTCAAGATTCGCGCGCAGCAAATAGCCAGATGAATGGATTTATGGGAGATTTTCTCAACGATCAAATTTTGAGCGCGGTGCAGGATTTGAGCGCGATCGCGGAAGAACTGAATATCTCGATGGCACAGCTTGCTCTCGCTTGGGTGTTACGAGATCAGCAAGTAACAGGTGCAATTATTGGGGCGAGTCGTCCTGAGCAAGTGGAAGATAATGCAGCGGCTTCTGATGTGACGTTGAGTGCAGCAGAATTACAAGAAATCGATCGGATTTTGCAGCCTGCTCTCACTGCGACAGCGACACGGTAA
- a CDS encoding alpha/beta fold hydrolase, which produces MFESFLPSEVSQLTEETSIALARQIRRAPIPTSISLESIETAYVHQGEGGIPILLLHGFDSSVFEFRRLLPRLASHHDTWMVDLLGFGFTDRPINTPFSPEAIKTHLYDFWKEKIARPVVLVGASMGGAAAIDFALTYPETVAKLVLLDSAGFAAGPAIGKFLIPPLGYLATEFLRKPNVRRSVSLKAYCDASFVTEDAELCAALHLKLSRWNEALIAFTKSGGYNFLSNKISQIACPTLILWGDSDQILGTKDAKKFESAIANSQLIWIEQCGHVPHLEKPEITAQHILDFVA; this is translated from the coding sequence ATGTTTGAAAGCTTTTTACCGTCCGAAGTCTCCCAACTCACTGAAGAAACCTCGATCGCGCTAGCCCGCCAAATTCGGCGCGCTCCCATTCCAACTTCAATCAGCTTGGAATCGATTGAAACTGCATATGTGCATCAAGGCGAAGGCGGAATCCCAATTCTCTTACTCCACGGTTTTGATAGTTCAGTATTTGAATTTCGGCGATTGCTTCCTCGGCTTGCAAGCCATCATGACACTTGGATGGTTGATCTACTCGGATTTGGGTTTACCGATCGCCCAATCAATACGCCATTTAGCCCAGAAGCCATCAAAACGCATCTCTATGATTTTTGGAAGGAGAAGATTGCGCGTCCTGTAGTTTTAGTCGGTGCATCAATGGGAGGCGCTGCTGCGATCGACTTTGCCCTAACTTATCCTGAAACAGTTGCAAAACTGGTCTTACTCGATAGTGCAGGTTTTGCGGCTGGCCCTGCGATCGGTAAATTTCTGATTCCCCCGCTCGGCTATCTAGCAACCGAATTTCTCAGAAAACCGAATGTGCGGCGCAGTGTCAGTTTGAAAGCATATTGTGATGCGAGCTTTGTCACTGAAGATGCTGAACTCTGTGCTGCATTGCATCTTAAACTCTCTCGCTGGAATGAAGCTTTAATTGCGTTTACCAAGAGCGGCGGCTATAACTTTTTGAGCAATAAAATCTCTCAAATCGCTTGTCCTACCTTGATTCTCTGGGGTGACTCTGACCAAATTTTAGGCACAAAAGATGCAAAAAAATTTGAAAGCGCGATCGCGAACAGTCAGTTGATCTGGATCGAGCAATGTGGACATGTTCCCCACCTTGAAAAACCAGAAATTACTGCTCAACACATCCTTGATTTTGTGGCGTAA